AGCCCCGTCCGTCCCGCCCTCCTCCTGATCCGCAAACGCGGCCATCACGACCGGCCACGCGGCATCCAGTTCAGCCCGCGTGGCCACAGACCGGGACAGCCACACGTTGGACTGGCGCCACCCCGTCGTTTCCACTTCACTCTCCGCCGAAGGCGTGAAGCGCACGGAGAGATGCAACGCCGCCTGACGCGGATAGATCTCCATGAACACCCGGCGGTTGCGGAACGAACGGTAGAAGCGCCGGTCCGTCGCCGTCACCGAACCCAATCCCAGCGTCCGGGTCTGAAGATCCTCCAGCACCTGCTGCGCCTCTGCCGGGAGGTGCGCGAAGCTGACGGTCTCACCAGCTGCCTGTGACGACGCGCCGTCCTGTCGGCTCAACTGGTAAGCCAACGCCTGCTGCGCCAGCGCCTCGAACGCCATCAGATCCGACTGAACTGTAAGCGTGACTTCCAGCTCCCCATTCCCAGCCCGGCCACGTCCTGCCACGTTCCGCGTCAGGTGCAGCGGATCGTCCACGTCATCCGGCGGAAGGTTCAACCAGCACTTCAAGGCGTCCTGACTCGTCAACGGCACCAGGTCGCAGAAGTTCGACCCGGCCTTGTACGCCACGTACGCGCGGTTCGCTGTCTCCGTCACCCGGCCATCCAGACCCAGCAACCGCTCCCGGACCTGAGCGAACAGCTGACGCAACGCCGGACTGGCGTTGTCGAAGTAATCCTCCACCGTCCGCGTCGCGCCCCGCTGTCTCCCCTCAGCCCGTAACGCCTGCACTTCCTCCGGCGTGAACGCCGGGAAAGACCACAGGCTCAGCGCCTGCTGCGCCAGCTCCTCCGCACGCGCCTGGATGCGCGCCTCATTCCACTCGGGCAGGTCCGCCAACTTACGGGTCATGAGCATCCGGCTGTGCCGGTACCCCTTCGGCGCTGGCAGGGACTGCTTCTCCACGAACGGCCGGTCTCCCAGCTCGCTGTTGTACCCCGTCAACGTCAGGTTCCCCAGCGTATGCACCAGCCGACGCTGCACCTCCGGCCAGTCCGATCCCAGCATCGTCTGCCACGCCCCACTCAACGAATCCGCCTTGTTGTTCTGCGGCATCACGTGCTCGATGGTCAACGTGTCGTTCTCGAACGCCTCCTTGGGGCTATGCCCCCGCTCCAGACGCACCAGCAACGGCTTGCAGACATTCATGCGGTAGATCGACGCTGTTTTCAGTGCCGCCACGAACGCCTCGTCCGACGGGAACCCATCCTGATCCCGGTCCTGGAAACGCACCAGCGCCCGCTCCAGCGACCGCACGTACTCCGCCTTCTCCAGCTCACGCCCCAACGCCGCGAAGAAGCGGTTCAGCGGCGCCGTCCGCTCCCCCAGCACCGCGCGGCGCAACAGGAACGACTCCAGCAGCCGCAGCACCCTCTCCAGATCCGCATCCGTCAGACGCCCCAGCGCGTGATCCTCCAGCACCTCCAGCAGGAACGGCGACACCACCCCCACCCGCAAGGCCAGCAGATCCTCCATCGCCAGGCGCACCTTCTCGTCAGCCAACTGCTCCGGATGCACGATCCCCATGTACAACTTCGCCAGGCGCGCCACGTCCGCCACCAGCACCTGCACGTTCTCGCCCTCAGGGCGAGCCGCACGGAACGCCTTGAACGCCGCGTACACCTCCTGCTCGTTCGGAATGCTCCGCGTCCTCAACGTCAGGTAATCCCGCATGAACCGGTCAAACGTCACGCCATCGAGCGAAGCGAACCGCAACTCCATCGGCACCCAGAAGTCACGACTCAACTCATCCTGCTCTTCCGGCCGCAGCCCCATCAGCACGTTGTTCCGAATCAGGTCCGCCTGCGTCAGATCCTTACCGGTGCTGTTCAGGCTCTCGAAGATCAACTGCGGATCATCCCGCCCCTCCTCAAGCGCCACCGTCACCACCTGCAACTTGTGCACGCCACGCAGCACCACCCGCAGATCCAACGCCGGATCCGCCAGCTTCTCCCGGAAGAACGCCACACCCGCCAGGATCGCCTTCGACTCGTTGAGCGGCACCTGACCACTCTCCATCAGCGCCTTCAACGTGTCCCGGTCCGAATGCGTCGGCAACAACTTGTACCGCGAATCCCCCGTCAGGCGCTTGTTGAACAGGTAATCCTCCCGCACGTCCGACGCCCCAATCTGCTGCATGTCCGACGTGCCATCCAGCGGCACCGCCAGCTCACCATCACGCGCCAGACGCTCGGACACCGCCAGCATGAGCAACGTCAGGGTCGTCAGGCGCTGCTGCCCGTCAATGAGCCGCG
The sequence above is a segment of the Deinococcus depolymerans genome. Coding sequences within it:
- a CDS encoding DUF262 and DUF1524 domain-containing protein, whose product is MIAEQARLAELLHGSKQFEVPLYQRPYSWGTSEREQFWRDILRIGQDARSTMHFTGSVVFMERTGSMAGNLKRARLIDGQQRLTTLTLLMLAVSERLARDGELAVPLDGTSDMQQIGASDVREDYLFNKRLTGDSRYKLLPTHSDRDTLKALMESGQVPLNESKAILAGVAFFREKLADPALDLRVVLRGVHKLQVVTVALEEGRDDPQLIFESLNSTGKDLTQADLIRNNVLMGLRPEEQDELSRDFWVPMELRFASLDGVTFDRFMRDYLTLRTRSIPNEQEVYAAFKAFRAARPEGENVQVLVADVARLAKLYMGIVHPEQLADEKVRLAMEDLLALRVGVVSPFLLEVLEDHALGRLTDADLERVLRLLESFLLRRAVLGERTAPLNRFFAALGRELEKAEYVRSLERALVRFQDRDQDGFPSDEAFVAALKTASIYRMNVCKPLLVRLERGHSPKEAFENDTLTIEHVMPQNNKADSLSGAWQTMLGSDWPEVQRRLVHTLGNLTLTGYNSELGDRPFVEKQSLPAPKGYRHSRMLMTRKLADLPEWNEARIQARAEELAQQALSLWSFPAFTPEEVQALRAEGRQRGATRTVEDYFDNASPALRQLFAQVRERLLGLDGRVTETANRAYVAYKAGSNFCDLVPLTSQDALKCWLNLPPDDVDDPLHLTRNVAGRGRAGNGELEVTLTVQSDLMAFEALAQQALAYQLSRQDGASSQAAGETVSFAHLPAEAQQVLEDLQTRTLGLGSVTATDRRFYRSFRNRRVFMEIYPRQAALHLSVRFTPSAESEVETTGWRQSNVWLSRSVATRAELDAAWPVVMAAFADQEEGGTDGAVQASVTNAQYRLARQVFDELKTRGAVLADDVEAQVTQKSARFSVMSTQGPLEFMRVISSASTGRVEVKLNVEAAQLQSPQGFGRTVAPGDETAGFTPGHFEATVVRLEEVETVLELARQAYEALRA